The sequence CCAGCAACCCGAAGATTGTGTATACCAGCGTAAAGACCCAGAAGGGGGCTTCGTAGAAGAGGATGCTTTGCACCCAGTGCCCGATAAAGCTGTTGGCGTAGGGGGACGAACCGGCCTGCACGCGCAGCCATGACTCCAGTGTCGTAAGCGGGCAGAGGCGCCCCAGCCAGGCCTGTACCACGAAGACGGCGATTGCCGCCACGTGCGCCAGCCGAAACCAGAGGCGATTGACCCACGGCCAACCCGCTAGGTTTCCCACGACGACGAGCACCAGTCCACCGATAACGAAGAGGACGACGCCGAAGTGCAGTAGGAGCACTGCATCAGCAAGAAACCGGTAAGGCAGCGCTGCGACCATTGCGGCGCCTAACCGCCTGCCTTCAGCCGCGCGTGAATGCGCGGCAGATGCATGCCATTGTTAGCGCGGCGTTCCAGGCGTGACCGTCAGACATAGCGACTCAGCGGCCGATACAAGCGGCTTGTCCAAGCTCCATAGACGGCATGCCATAAGCCGCGCCGAAGCTAGGAGATGAACATCGATCCACCCTAGACCGCGCCCTGAGAGTCGCTCGATGTCCAGAAGCCGCAGAACCTCAGCCTGTTCAGCCAGGGGCGCCGTAGGGAGCGCAGACAGCAAACCAAGGATCTCTCGGCGGTTCCGCAAGTTGCCACACGCAAGTTCCCCGATTACAAACAGATGGCTGACAACCAACGACTCGTCCAGCAGCTTCGCCAATCGTCGATTCCCCCGCCGAAGATGGTCAACCCAGACGGAGGTGTCGACCAGGACCATCATGCCGCTGAACGCCGACGGCGGAT is a genomic window of Candidatus Methylomirabilis lanthanidiphila containing:
- a CDS encoding twitching motility protein PilT encodes the protein MMVLVDTSVWVDHLRRGNRRLAKLLDESLVVSHLFVIGELACGNLRNRREILGLLSALPTAPLAEQAEVLRLLDIERLSGRGLGWIDVHLLASARLMACRLWSLDKPLVSAAESLCLTVTPGTPR